A single genomic interval of Kiritimatiellia bacterium harbors:
- a CDS encoding DegT/DnrJ/EryC1/StrS family aminotransferase codes for MNVPLLDLKAQYAAIRSEVEAAMREVVESQVFINGPQVGALEAAVAAYCGVPHAVGVSSGTDALLVAMMAEEIGAGDEVVTTPYSFFATAGSIVRLGAKPVFVDIDPVTFNLRSDLVAGAVTARTRAILPVHLFGQLAEMGPILEVASRHHLVVIEDACQAIGAEHRGRRAGGIGDYGCFSFFPSKNLGGFGDGGMVTARDPAKAECVRLLRMHGMHPKYVHRKVGGNFRLDTLQAAVLLAKLRHLDNWTQARRRNAARYDRMFAEAGLTVRGLVRTPVTVTDRHVFNQYVIRAERRDALVEHLRGCGIGCEIYYPIPLHLQECFRGLGYGPGDFPEAERAAKETLALPVYPELTDEQASAVVRAVA; via the coding sequence ATGAATGTTCCTCTGTTGGACCTGAAGGCGCAGTACGCAGCGATCCGCAGCGAGGTGGAAGCCGCGATGCGCGAGGTGGTGGAGTCGCAGGTCTTCATCAACGGCCCGCAGGTTGGCGCGCTGGAGGCGGCGGTGGCGGCGTACTGCGGCGTGCCGCACGCGGTGGGCGTGTCGTCTGGCACCGATGCGCTGCTCGTCGCGATGATGGCCGAGGAGATCGGCGCCGGCGATGAAGTCGTCACAACGCCCTACAGCTTTTTTGCGACGGCCGGTTCGATCGTGCGGCTGGGTGCGAAACCGGTGTTCGTGGACATTGACCCGGTGACCTTCAATTTGCGGTCGGACCTTGTCGCCGGCGCGGTGACGGCGCGAACCCGCGCCATCTTGCCGGTGCATTTGTTCGGCCAGCTCGCAGAGATGGGGCCGATCCTCGAAGTCGCGAGTCGCCACCACCTGGTGGTGATCGAGGACGCTTGCCAGGCGATCGGGGCGGAGCACCGCGGGCGGAGGGCGGGCGGGATCGGGGACTATGGCTGCTTTTCGTTTTTCCCATCCAAAAACCTTGGTGGTTTTGGCGATGGCGGGATGGTCACCGCTCGCGATCCGGCGAAGGCCGAGTGCGTGCGGCTTTTGCGGATGCATGGAATGCATCCGAAGTATGTGCACCGCAAAGTTGGCGGGAACTTCCGGCTCGACACGCTGCAGGCGGCGGTGTTGCTTGCGAAGCTGCGACATCTCGACAACTGGACCCAGGCGCGCCGGCGGAATGCGGCGCGGTACGATCGCATGTTTGCGGAGGCCGGTCTGACGGTGCGGGGACTGGTTCGCACGCCGGTGACGGTGACGGATCGGCACGTGTTCAACCAGTATGTGATTCGAGCGGAGCGCCGCGACGCGCTGGTGGAGCATTTGCGGGGGTGCGGCATCGGCTGCGAGATTTACTATCCGATTCCGCTCCATCTACAGGAGTGTTTTCGGGGCCTCGGCTACGGCCCCGGAGACTTTCCAGAAGCGGAGCGCGCAGCAAAAGAGACGCTGGCATTGCCGGTCTACCCGGAACTGACCGACGAGCAAGCGAGCGCAGTGGTTCGCGCTGTCGC
- a CDS encoding M20/M25/M40 family metallo-hydrolase, with amino-acid sequence MNTWRLAIWTSVALLVVGAIPYRRVGPLAGVRGIATVVAAVLFALWLVAGSVQFWRTFVRSEGRSRLQRAAGAAGGLLPWAAAMGLVVARCGGRTADAPTLTAAREATAARLESRVRQLAGEIGERHANGRLDALRQAAGWIATELQTAGWPVRQEPFEAPSGQGVVTVVNLVAERRGRVRPDELVLVGAHYDTVPGTPGANDNASGVAALLELATRWRSLEPDRTLRLVAFVNEEPPFFMTPHMGSEVHAAAAVRRGERIALMVALETMGCFRDVPGSQAYPSPLFYLLYPDRGNFIALVGGVRSAGALRRFAAAMRCATDVPVCWAALPMWVAGVAWSDHWPFARRGVPALMVTDTAPFRYDAYHQPDDLPEKLNYTALAAVVDGVAAAVLEAAGGGARDAAMATGG; translated from the coding sequence GTGAACACCTGGCGGTTGGCGATCTGGACCTCGGTCGCGCTGCTGGTGGTGGGGGCGATTCCGTATCGCCGTGTCGGACCGCTTGCGGGGGTCCGGGGGATCGCAACGGTAGTGGCGGCAGTATTGTTCGCGCTGTGGCTGGTGGCCGGTTCCGTCCAGTTCTGGCGCACTTTCGTTCGGTCGGAGGGCCGCTCGCGGCTGCAACGAGCGGCGGGTGCGGCGGGCGGGTTGCTGCCTTGGGCTGCGGCGATGGGTCTGGTTGTCGCACGCTGCGGTGGCCGCACCGCCGACGCGCCCACGCTCACCGCGGCGCGCGAGGCGACCGCCGCAAGGCTGGAGAGCCGGGTGCGACAGCTGGCCGGCGAAATCGGTGAACGGCATGCGAACGGCCGGCTGGACGCGCTGCGGCAAGCGGCCGGCTGGATCGCGACCGAATTGCAGACCGCGGGCTGGCCGGTGCGGCAGGAACCTTTTGAGGCTCCGAGTGGGCAGGGTGTGGTGACGGTAGTGAATCTGGTGGCGGAGCGTCGTGGCCGCGTGCGTCCCGATGAGCTGGTGCTGGTCGGTGCGCACTACGATACCGTGCCCGGCACGCCCGGCGCCAACGACAACGCGTCGGGGGTCGCGGCGTTGCTTGAACTGGCGACGCGGTGGCGAAGCCTGGAGCCGGACCGCACGCTGCGACTGGTCGCGTTTGTGAACGAGGAGCCGCCGTTCTTCATGACGCCGCACATGGGCAGCGAGGTGCACGCGGCGGCCGCGGTGCGTCGGGGTGAACGGATCGCACTGATGGTTGCGCTGGAAACGATGGGATGTTTTCGCGACGTGCCCGGCAGTCAGGCCTATCCCTCACCGTTGTTCTACCTGCTGTATCCGGACCGTGGCAACTTCATCGCGCTCGTCGGCGGTGTGCGCAGTGCCGGCGCGCTCCGCCGCTTCGCCGCCGCGATGCGATGCGCGACGGACGTGCCCGTGTGCTGGGCCGCGCTACCGATGTGGGTAGCGGGCGTTGCGTGGTCTGATCACTGGCCGTTTGCGCGCCGCGGGGTGCCCGCGCTGATGGTCACGGACACCGCGCCGTTCCGCTATGACGCATACCATCAGCCAGACGACCTGCCCGAGAAGCTGAACTACACGGCGCTGGCGGCGGTGGTCGACGGCGTTGCGGCGGCGGTGCTGGAAGCGGCGGGCGGAGGTGCGCGCGACGCCGCGATGGCAACCGGCGGATGA
- a CDS encoding acetoin utilization protein AcuC, giving the protein MKGASIFVHGPELDEDGYPPSCPFNTHRAQQTRDVVARMGLLGTDDRIELPPRPARREELEWFHTPEYLDLLQRGEREELGWEGLEAGIGTLDCPRFEHMYRFPALATGATLTAAEAILDGRARVAFNPSGGFHHAFPDRAAGFCYLNDVVLGAMRLASGGRRVLVLDIDAHHSDGVQHAFYRRADVMVISVHESGRTLFPGTGFEDEIGEDEGEGYTVNVPLPVGTPDAVYERVLAEIVWPLADAFAPDAILVELGMDTLAGDPLAHLRLSNNVPAGVVSRLVRMNRPILAVGGGGYQFEPTVRGWALCWSILCGANTETDDFGAGFGGVMLQNTDWIGGLRDRILISDAANMAEIDAEVSATIDRLRRRLFPLHGLPL; this is encoded by the coding sequence GTGAAGGGTGCGTCCATTTTCGTGCACGGACCCGAGCTGGACGAGGACGGCTACCCGCCCTCCTGCCCGTTCAACACTCACCGGGCCCAGCAGACGCGCGATGTCGTCGCCCGCATGGGGCTACTCGGCACCGACGATCGCATCGAACTGCCGCCCCGCCCCGCACGACGCGAGGAGCTGGAATGGTTTCACACGCCGGAATACCTCGACCTGCTCCAGCGCGGCGAACGCGAGGAGCTGGGCTGGGAAGGACTGGAGGCCGGAATCGGCACACTGGACTGCCCACGATTTGAGCACATGTACCGGTTCCCGGCGCTTGCCACCGGCGCGACACTCACCGCGGCAGAAGCGATCCTCGACGGTCGGGCGCGGGTGGCGTTCAATCCCTCCGGCGGCTTTCACCATGCGTTCCCGGACCGCGCCGCCGGGTTTTGCTATCTGAATGATGTGGTGCTCGGCGCGATGCGGCTGGCCTCCGGTGGCCGGCGAGTTTTGGTGCTGGATATCGATGCGCACCACTCCGATGGGGTGCAGCACGCGTTTTACCGGCGCGCAGACGTCATGGTGATCTCGGTGCACGAAAGCGGCCGGACGCTCTTCCCGGGCACCGGCTTCGAGGACGAAATCGGTGAGGACGAGGGCGAAGGATACACCGTCAATGTGCCGCTACCCGTCGGGACGCCCGACGCCGTCTACGAGCGGGTGCTCGCGGAAATCGTCTGGCCGTTGGCCGACGCGTTTGCTCCCGACGCGATCCTCGTGGAGCTGGGCATGGACACCCTGGCCGGCGACCCGCTGGCCCACCTGCGGCTCTCCAACAATGTGCCCGCCGGCGTTGTCTCCCGGTTGGTGCGAATGAACCGCCCCATTCTGGCGGTCGGTGGTGGCGGGTACCAGTTCGAGCCCACCGTTCGCGGGTGGGCTCTGTGCTGGAGCATTCTGTGCGGCGCGAACACCGAGACGGATGATTTTGGAGCCGGGTTCGGCGGCGTGATGCTCCAAAACACGGACTGGATCGGAGGACTCCGCGACCGCATTCTGATCTCCGACGCCGCGAACATGGCGGAGATCGATGCGGAAGTGTCCGCAACGATCGACCGGCTACGCCGCCGACTGTTTCCGCTGCACGGTCTACCGCTGTAG
- the uvrB gene encoding excinuclease ABC subunit UvrB encodes MRERFQLVAPYAPTGDQPEAIEALVRGLEEGRRFQTLEGVTGSGKTFTIANVIARWGRPVLVISHNKTLAAQLYAELKGFFPRNAVEYFVSYYDYYQPEAYIPATDTYIEKDASINEEIERLRLAATDALLNREDVIIVASVSCIYGLGSPEDYREMTVRLQVGDRLDRDELLARLVAIQYSRNDLAPEPGTFRVRGETVDVFPSYRHEQIRVTFDGATVAGLRRLDPVSGRAGPPVEAVTLSPARHFVMPSAKIRPALEAIRAELEERVSWFVERGKLIEAQRLRMRTEYDLEMLAEVGFCSGIENYSRHLSGRGPGERPACLVDYFPREFLTVIDESHVTLPQLRGMYNGDRARKLTLVEHGFRLPSALDNRPLNFEEFLAVTGPMLFTSATPGEFELQMSGPPVRQLIRPTGIVDPPVEVRPLANQIDDVMEEIRRAAARRERVLVTTLTKKTAEDLADYLRSAGLRVRYLHSEIDAIERVEILRGLRKADFDCLIGINLLREGLDLPEVSLVAILDADKEGFLRSETSLVQTAGRAARHTRGRVILYADEITDSMRRMIERTEERRARQLAYNREHGITPRSIEKEIQAALAVRERAREIERRIVREGGEDEDVHAAIQQLEAEMFEAAEALEFERAAMLRDRIRALKAGRPLVSAAGGACRRRRARARR; translated from the coding sequence ATGCGCGAACGATTTCAGCTCGTGGCCCCTTATGCGCCCACCGGCGACCAGCCGGAGGCGATCGAGGCCTTGGTTCGCGGTCTTGAAGAGGGCCGGCGTTTTCAGACGCTCGAGGGGGTGACCGGCTCGGGCAAGACGTTCACGATCGCGAACGTGATCGCGCGCTGGGGGAGGCCGGTGTTGGTGATCTCCCACAACAAGACGCTCGCGGCGCAGCTCTATGCGGAACTGAAAGGATTCTTTCCGCGCAATGCGGTTGAGTACTTCGTCAGTTACTACGACTACTACCAGCCGGAGGCGTACATTCCCGCGACCGACACGTACATCGAAAAGGACGCCTCCATCAATGAAGAAATCGAACGGCTACGGCTGGCCGCGACCGACGCGTTGCTGAACCGCGAAGACGTGATCATCGTCGCCTCGGTCTCCTGCATCTACGGCCTCGGTTCGCCGGAGGACTACCGGGAGATGACCGTCCGGCTGCAAGTGGGCGACCGTTTGGACCGAGATGAGCTGCTGGCTCGGCTGGTCGCGATTCAGTACTCGCGCAACGACCTGGCGCCGGAGCCCGGCACGTTCCGGGTGCGGGGTGAAACGGTGGACGTTTTTCCCTCCTACCGCCACGAGCAGATCCGTGTGACGTTCGATGGCGCCACGGTCGCCGGTTTGCGCCGGCTGGATCCGGTGAGCGGTCGGGCGGGACCGCCGGTGGAGGCGGTGACGCTCTCGCCGGCCCGTCACTTTGTGATGCCATCCGCGAAGATCCGACCGGCGTTAGAGGCGATCCGTGCGGAGCTGGAGGAACGCGTGTCGTGGTTTGTCGAGCGCGGGAAGTTGATCGAGGCGCAGCGGCTGCGCATGCGTACCGAGTACGATCTCGAGATGCTGGCGGAGGTCGGCTTCTGCAGCGGCATCGAGAACTACTCCCGCCATCTTTCCGGCCGCGGGCCCGGTGAACGGCCGGCCTGCCTGGTGGACTATTTCCCGCGGGAATTTCTGACGGTGATTGACGAGTCGCACGTGACACTGCCGCAACTGCGGGGCATGTACAACGGCGACCGTGCGCGGAAGCTCACGCTCGTCGAACACGGGTTCCGGCTGCCGTCCGCGCTCGACAACCGCCCGCTCAACTTCGAAGAGTTTCTCGCGGTCACCGGCCCGATGTTGTTTACCTCCGCGACGCCGGGCGAGTTCGAGCTGCAGATGTCCGGCCCACCGGTACGGCAGCTGATTCGACCGACCGGCATTGTTGATCCGCCGGTCGAGGTCCGACCTCTCGCCAACCAGATTGACGACGTGATGGAGGAGATTCGTCGCGCGGCCGCCCGGCGGGAGAGGGTGCTGGTCACGACATTGACGAAGAAAACCGCGGAAGATCTCGCCGACTATCTACGCTCCGCCGGTCTGCGGGTGCGGTATTTGCACTCGGAGATTGACGCGATCGAGCGGGTGGAGATCCTTCGGGGTCTGCGGAAGGCCGATTTTGACTGTCTCATCGGCATCAATCTGCTGCGCGAGGGTCTGGATCTGCCGGAGGTGTCGCTGGTGGCGATCCTCGACGCGGATAAGGAGGGATTTCTGCGCTCGGAGACCTCGCTGGTGCAGACTGCCGGCCGCGCCGCACGCCATACACGGGGACGCGTGATTCTATACGCGGACGAGATCACCGATTCGATGCGGCGGATGATCGAACGGACGGAGGAGCGGCGCGCCCGGCAGTTGGCCTACAACCGCGAGCACGGCATCACACCGCGTTCGATTGAGAAAGAGATCCAGGCGGCGCTCGCGGTGCGAGAACGGGCGCGAGAGATCGAGCGCCGGATTGTCCGCGAGGGGGGAGAGGACGAGGACGTTCATGCGGCGATTCAGCAGCTGGAGGCCGAGATGTTTGAGGCGGCGGAGGCGCTGGAGTTCGAGCGCGCGGCCATGCTGCGTGACCGGATTCGCGCGCTGAAAGCGGGTCGGCCACTGGTTTCGGCGGCGGGCGGGGCCTGTCGTCGTCGGCGGGCGCGCGCGCGCCGTTGA
- a CDS encoding biotin--[acetyl-CoA-carboxylase] ligase, which produces MSPAAVPESTPAAMRARIQERLLAAAPRWQVRVLDRVVSTQDTVRRLAERGAPDRTAVLAREQTAGRGRHGRRWQSPRDQGVYLSVLLRCAWAAADAGWLPLLAVVATLRALGDLGIRHVRVKPPNDVVTPRGKIAGILTEPRLNGSQIDFVVLGVGINVGQSEEHFSAVGLRGHATSCRMEGLVVPLEEVAARWLARFDGLYRPRPLSGAQRRVLREAWRAAGGPARVPAWE; this is translated from the coding sequence GTGAGTCCGGCCGCCGTGCCAGAGTCCACCCCGGCCGCGATGCGCGCGCGCATCCAGGAGCGGCTGCTCGCCGCCGCGCCGAGATGGCAGGTGCGAGTGCTCGATCGCGTGGTGTCCACGCAGGACACGGTACGGCGACTCGCGGAGCGCGGTGCACCGGATCGAACGGCGGTACTCGCACGAGAGCAAACCGCCGGGCGTGGGCGTCATGGGCGCCGCTGGCAGTCGCCGCGCGATCAGGGTGTCTATCTGTCGGTGCTCCTGCGCTGCGCGTGGGCCGCCGCGGACGCCGGCTGGTTGCCCTTGCTGGCGGTGGTCGCGACGCTTCGGGCGCTCGGTGATTTGGGCATCCGACACGTTCGGGTGAAGCCGCCGAACGATGTCGTCACACCGCGCGGCAAGATTGCGGGCATCCTCACGGAACCTCGACTGAACGGTTCCCAGATTGACTTTGTGGTGCTCGGTGTGGGCATCAACGTGGGCCAGAGCGAGGAACATTTCAGCGCAGTCGGACTGCGCGGCCACGCGACGTCGTGCCGGATGGAGGGCCTTGTGGTGCCCCTTGAGGAAGTCGCCGCCCGATGGCTGGCCCGCTTCGATGGGCTGTATCGTCCCCGGCCGTTGTCGGGTGCACAGCGGCGGGTGTTGCGGGAGGCCTGGCGCGCCGCCGGCGGGCCGGCTCGCGTTCCGGCGTGGGAATGA
- a CDS encoding type III pantothenate kinase gives MKVARQRSVGEPVAVLNIGNTHTTLALVVGGRVLRRWRQRTARREPAVLARAVGWLAVRGAKSIVVGSVVPAATRDWRRAIRLDGRLVALTASPALARHVRFDYPRPSTLGADRLANIAAIARRGGGAVIVVDAGTATTFDAVIGDRYIGGVIAPGPAMFYDYLAERTARLPHLRAGPAATGSVGDGTVSAIRIGAEAGFAGMVRAILCRMRGNGGLRRARVVATGGAAKLVVRAVPSARHDPDLTLRGLAALAERRCAPECCSRRGLLLHSRGSRVVC, from the coding sequence ATGAAGGTGGCACGCCAGCGGTCGGTCGGGGAGCCGGTTGCGGTTCTGAACATCGGCAACACGCACACAACCCTCGCGCTGGTCGTGGGAGGACGGGTCCTTCGGCGGTGGCGTCAGCGGACGGCTCGCCGCGAGCCCGCGGTGCTCGCCCGGGCGGTCGGCTGGCTGGCGGTCAGGGGGGCGAAGTCGATCGTGGTCGGATCGGTCGTACCGGCTGCGACCCGCGATTGGCGCCGCGCGATTCGGCTGGACGGTCGTCTGGTCGCACTGACGGCGAGCCCGGCACTGGCCCGTCATGTTCGGTTCGACTATCCGCGGCCGTCCACGTTGGGAGCGGACCGTCTCGCAAATATCGCCGCGATCGCCCGCCGAGGAGGGGGGGCGGTGATCGTGGTGGATGCCGGCACTGCCACCACCTTCGATGCGGTGATCGGCGATCGGTACATTGGCGGGGTGATCGCACCGGGCCCGGCGATGTTCTACGACTACCTCGCCGAGCGGACCGCGCGACTTCCGCACCTTCGGGCGGGGCCGGCGGCGACCGGTTCGGTGGGTGATGGGACCGTGTCGGCGATCCGAATCGGAGCCGAAGCGGGGTTTGCGGGAATGGTCAGGGCGATTCTTTGCCGCATGCGCGGCAACGGCGGGTTGCGGCGGGCGAGGGTCGTCGCAACGGGCGGGGCGGCGAAGTTAGTGGTGCGTGCGGTTCCGTCCGCGCGACACGATCCGGACCTCACCCTCCGGGGCTTGGCCGCCCTGGCCGAACGGCGGTGCGCTCCGGAATGCTGCAGCCGGCGCGGCCTGCTCTTGCATTCACGCGGTTCCCGTGTAGTCTGCTGA
- the nadC gene encoding carboxylating nicotinate-nucleotide diphosphorylase, giving the protein MRTGSALQWTALDRATRREAATLLRAAIREDVGRGDVTSRALVPAGAVARAVIVARRPCVLAGLPLAAEVFRRLDRRIRCESDHRDGETLRAGAAALHVEGPARALLAGERIALNFLQRLSGIATLTREFVRRVGSTGVTILDTRKTTPGWRRLEKYAVRCGGGENHRMGLYDRVLIKDNHRKLWAGTSARPLADAIRAARRRCGGRLIEIEVDTERELLDALEGRPDWILLDNMSLARLRRCVRLVRGRARLEASGGVSLHNVRAIAATGVDAISVGALTHSAPAADFGMDFL; this is encoded by the coding sequence ATGCGAACAGGCTCTGCGCTGCAGTGGACTGCGCTGGATCGGGCGACACGCCGCGAGGCCGCCACCTTGTTGCGCGCTGCGATCCGGGAGGATGTGGGCAGGGGCGACGTCACCTCGCGCGCGCTGGTGCCGGCGGGAGCGGTCGCTCGCGCGGTGATCGTGGCGCGGCGGCCGTGCGTGCTGGCGGGGCTGCCGCTCGCCGCCGAGGTATTTCGCCGGCTCGACCGACGGATTCGGTGTGAAAGCGACCATCGCGACGGCGAGACGCTGCGCGCAGGGGCGGCCGCGTTGCACGTCGAGGGGCCCGCGCGCGCGCTGCTGGCCGGCGAGCGAATCGCGCTGAACTTCCTCCAACGGTTGTCCGGCATCGCGACGCTCACCCGTGAATTTGTCCGCCGCGTTGGCTCCACCGGCGTCACGATCCTCGACACGCGTAAAACGACGCCGGGCTGGCGCCGCCTGGAAAAGTACGCGGTACGATGCGGTGGCGGAGAGAACCACCGGATGGGGCTCTACGACCGGGTGCTCATCAAGGACAATCATCGCAAACTCTGGGCGGGAACGTCCGCGCGCCCGCTCGCCGACGCGATCCGCGCCGCCCGCCGGCGTTGCGGCGGACGGCTGATCGAGATCGAGGTGGACACGGAGCGCGAACTGCTCGACGCGTTGGAGGGCCGGCCGGACTGGATCCTCCTCGATAACATGTCTCTGGCGCGCCTGCGCCGGTGTGTCCGGCTTGTGCGGGGCCGGGCCCGGCTGGAGGCATCCGGGGGGGTGAGCCTGCACAACGTTCGCGCCATTGCGGCGACAGGGGTGGATGCGATCTCGGTGGGCGCGCTGACCCACTCTGCGCCGGCCGCGGATTTCGGTATGGATTTCCTGTGA